The Limnospira fusiformis SAG 85.79 genomic interval GATAGGGCATGAATTGCACCTAGACCAAAGGCAATGGCTACCCCTACCAGAATTGTAGTTAAATTCGGATCGGCTGTAAGCAGATTCACCAAATCGGCGCTATGGTTGAGATGGGCGAAAATTAGATTTGCTCTCATGTTAACAGTGATATGCTATAGGTCTGATTTGACGGTTAAGTTGATATTACGACAATAGCCAATTATAAGCTGTCGTTGATGGATATGGGGAAAAGTTGCAGGGTGAGTTTTGGTTGATGACTTGTGATTATGATTGATTTGCCCTAATAGTGCGGTTGATTTTTGGGCAGTTTGATAAGTCTCATGGGTGAGGATTTACAGGTGATTAAATAACGGAGATTTACGGGACTATTTTAAGGTTCTGATAGTCACCACCTGGGGAGGTGTAGCATCTGGGGGATAGCGGAAATCTAACCGAACTAAACGGGTTTCTTGTGGCTTCAGCTTGAGAGTTAGTAGGGGTTCAAGAATTTGTCCGCGACGATGCCATAAATGCAGATATTTAGTATTTTCCACAGAGCGATCGTCGTGATATTGTAGGCGGACGGTGCCGCGAAAATAGGGGAAATCCCAGGGAGGCTGTCGGAACATCAACCCGCCTTGGGATAGGTTTTCTTCCTTTTGAGGAGTTTCTAAAGTAATGGTGACTACCTGTTGAGTATCTGTAGGATTAAACAGGGGAGTAGTTAGATCATAATGAACGCCATAATTACCATGGGATTGATAAGCAGTATCAGGATAGCGAACGGCTAATTCGGCGGCTTGAATTTGACGGGTTCCCAAGGTGCCGCTTCGGATGGTACTAATCACATAAGAAATGGCTTTTCCGGCTTCAGGAATAGTTAGGTAGTTAGCGGCTTCATCAACTAAATCGGCTTGCCATTTAGAACCCTTTTGTACTCCAGCGACTCGACTATAAACTAACTGACCAGTAGTTTGTTCGGGTGGAGTTGGTAAGCGATCGCGAGGCTGTGCTAAACTGCCATTATACAGGAGATTTTGCCATTCTTGTAATTCTGGCGATCGCTCCTTACCATCAGGGGAAATCTTGGCATACATTGCCAAACTTGCCACATACAGATGAGAAGGAGTGGGAACAGTGCCACTGGTGGTACAATTGAGGCGCATAAAAGTCGATCGCCCATTGACCGGACGTTCCAAGCCTTTAACCGGAATTGGATGATTTAACAACATCCGCATTTCGCCGGGGGGAATTTCTAACTGAGAGGGAAAATCGGCTAGTCGGGTTCCCCGCATCACCGCATCAACGGCGCGAATACCGGGTCCTGAATAGACATTTCCCAGGGAATTATCAGCCATGGGCGGTTTCTCCTGAAAAGGGGCATCAGGTTCCAACAAATAACTCGCCACCGCCGGAATATGCAGCCTCACAGGCTCGTTATGGGGGTTGTAGACCAAAATACCTATATAGAGGGTTTTGGACTCTGGTGGCGTATGTACGAAGTGATGGGCGAACAATTCAAACTCACCCCCCAGAGGATAATCAAGATGGGCTTCTGGGACAGCCTTACCATGAGGGGGAAATGTGGATAGCAAAATTCCCTCCTGCTTCACCCACTCCGGGCTGTTACTATTAAACATTGGGATATCGTCCAAAGCGCCGGGGAGAGGTCGCACTTCCCCCGGTTGAATGGCGACTGAATGTTCCCTTTGGGCTTTCAGAGCAGCCAATAGGGGGTTTTTAGGGGACTTCCAGGCTAGTAATTGGGTAGTTACCTGGCTTTTCACCGGAACTACCACGGACACCCGAAACAAGATCCCCGCCAAACCGCCGCCTAAAGCTGCGAGTGCGACAATGCAAATAGAGGTGATGAGATTGAAAACTCGATCCTTCATTGATCCTGAGATTTTAGAGTTCCAAATTGTTAATTGATTATGTCCTATTCACCACAATTCCTCAGCGGGAGCGAAATTCGTCAGAAATTCCTCAATTTCTACGCCGAACGTCAGCATAAAATTATGCCTAGCGCTTCTTTGGTCCCAGAAGATCCTACCGTCCTGCTAACTATCGCGGGAATGCTACAGTTTAAACCCATATTTCTAGGACAGCGACCCCGGGAAGTTAACCGCGCCACTACGTCCCAGAAATGTATCCGCACCAATGATATCGAAAATGTAGGACGCACCGCCCGCCATCATACTTTTTTTGAGATGTTGGGTAATTTTAGCTTTGGAGACTATTTTAAAGAACAAGCGATCGCTTGGGGTTGGGAAATTTCTACCGAGGTATTCGGACTGCCGCCAGAACGTTTAATTGTTAGTGTATTTGAGGAGGACGACGAAGCCTTTGCGATTTGGCGAGATCAAATTGGTATCCCCCCCCACCGCATTCAACGTATGGGTGAAGAAGATAACTTCTGGAAATCTGGACCGACGGGACCCTGTGGCCCCTGTTCGGAGATTTATTATGATTTCCACCCAGAAAAGGGGGATGACCATATCGACTTGGAAGATGATAGCCGATTTATTGAATTTTACAACCTGGTTTTTATGCAATATAACCGGGATGCTGATGGCAACCTGACCCCTTTACAAAATCAGAATATTGACACGGGTATGGGGTTGGAAAGAATGGCGCAAATTCTGCAATGTGTGCCGAACAACTATGAAACTGATCTGATTTTCCCGATTATTAAAACGGCGGCGGATCTGGCGGGTATTGATTACGCTAAAAGTGATGATAAAACTAAGGTTTCTCTCAAGGTGATAGGGGACCATCTGCGGGCGGTGGTTCATCTGATTGCTGATGGGGTGACTGCTTCTAATGTGGGGCGAGGTTATATTCTGCGGCGCTTAATTCGCCGGGTGGTACGTCATGGGCGCTTGATTGGTATCACCGGAGAATTTACTACCAAGGTGGCGGAAACGGCGATTGGTTTATCGGAAGATGTTTACCCGAATACCCGCGAACGGGAAAGGGTGATTAAGGGGGAATTGCAACGGGAAGAATCGCGGTTTTTGGAGACTTTGGAAAGAGGAGAAAAACTGCTGGCTGAATTGTTGGCAAAACAGCCGGATCAAATTTCTGGTCAGGATGCTTTTGTTCTCTATGATACCTATGGATTTCCCCTAGAATTAACTCAGGAAATAGCTGAGGAAAATGGGTTAACTGTTGATGTGGATGGTTTTGAGGCGGAAATGTCTGCCCAAAGAAAGCGATCGCAAGCCGCCCATGAAACTATTGATTTAACTGTTCAGGGTAGTTTGGATAAGTTGGCAGAACAGATCCACCCAACGACATTTTTGGGCTATGATTTCCCGGACTCTGAAGCGACGGTGGAAGCGGTTTTAATTGCTGGTAAATCGGTGACGGAAGCGGTGGCGGGAAGTGAGGTGCAAATTGTGCTTGACCAAACTCCTTTTTATGGGGAGTCTGGGGGACAAATTGGCGATCGCGGTTATTTGACTACTTCTGATGTGATTGTCCGGGTTGATGATGTGAAAAAAGATTCGGATATTTTTATTCACTTTGGTAGGGTGGAAAGGGGAACTTTAACTGCGGGAATTACTGTGAATGCACGCATTGACCGCGCTTGTCGTCGTCGCGCGCAGGCTAATCATACGGCTACCCATTTATTGCAAGCGGCACTAAAATTAATTGTTGATCCGGGTATTTCTCAGGCGGGTTCTTTGGTGGCTTTTGACCGCCTACGATTTGATTTTAACTGTCCTCGTGCTTTGACAACTGAGGAGTTACAACAGGTGGAAAATCAGGTGAATAGTTGGATCGCTGAAGCACACCCAGCCACGGTGACACAAATGGCTTTAGAGGAGGCTAAAAATAAGGGGGCGATCGCTATGTTTGGGGAAAAATATGCGGCGGTGGTGCGGGTGGTTGATTACCCGGGTGTATCTATGGAGTTGTGCGGCGGAACTCATGTTACTAATACGGCGGAAATTGGATTATTTAAGATAGTTTCGGAAACCGGAATTGCGGCGGGTATTCGGCGCATTGAAGCTGTCGCGGGACAGTCGGTTTTGGATTATTTGAATGTCCGAGATGCGGTGGTTAAAGAATTAGGCGATCGCTTGAAAGCTAAACCGGAGGAATTGCCAGAACGCTTCACTAATTTACAAGCGGAATTAAAAACGACTCAGAAACAGTTGGAAGCTGTGAAAGCTGAGTTGGCTATAGCACAATCTGACCAATTATTATCTACTGCTGAAAGGGTGGGAGATTTGCCAATTCTGGTGGCGGAACTTCCCGGAGTTGATGGAGAGTCCCTGAAAACGGCGGCGGAACGTTTACAGCAGAAATTAGGCGAAAGTGCGGTGGTTTTGGGGTCTGTAAGTGATGGTAAGGTTAGCCTGGTGGCGGCTTTTAGTCCGGTGGTAATTAAGGATAAGAAGTTGCAGGCTGGTAAGTTTATTGGTGCGATCGCTAAATTATGCGGCGGTGGCGGCGGTGGTCGTCCGAATTTAGCCCAAGCTGGCGGACGCGACCCTAGTAAATTACCCGAGGCTTTATCAACAGCAAAATCTCAGCTAATTGACGCATTGAAATAGTTAGTAAATCAGGTGGGTATTTTACCCACCTTTTTTGATACCTAGGCTATAATTATGGCTACAGGTTCAACGAATAATGAATCCAGATAATTAATTAAGTGCCTAGATTTATGTTATAATTGGCTGCTGCCATAATTTACCGATAACGTCAAACTATGAAAATCAATCAACTACAATATTACGATGAAGAATATCAATGGAGGCTGGCACCCATAGATTTATTAGAAAATTGTAACCTACTGGTGGGGGTGTCTGGTGCTGGGAAAACCAGAATCTTAAAATCTATCTATAGTTTAAAAGCCATAGCCAATGGTGCGTCTTTAAATGGCGTTAGCTGGAGTGTTAATTTTTCTACCAAAGATAATCATCAATATCTGTGGTCTGGTAAATTTGAAACCAAAGAAAATTTAACCCTTATTGATAGTGATTCTGAGAAAAAAAACCCGGCTAGAATTCTCGAAGAAACTCTCCAATTAAATGGAGATATCATTGTCAATAGAACGCCAGAAAACATAATTTTTCAGGGTTCAAAAACCCCTAAGTTATCGCCTTTTGAGAGCGTTATAGAATTATTAAAAGAAGAAGATATTATTATTCCAATTAAACAAGAACTAGACAAAATTATAATTACTGATTCAGCACGTGATTTTGATAAAATCTGGAGATTACCAGTCTCTGTATTTAGAAAGCATGAAAATGCCTCTTTGTCAGTTATTAAAGGAAGTGATTTACCTATTTTTATTAAATTGGCTATTGTTTATAGAATACTTCCCCAAGAGTTTGCCAAAATCAAAACAACTTTTATCAGTATCTTTAATAATGTCGAAGATATCAAAGTAGAAACTTTAAAAGATGAGGATATTCCTATGGCATTATCCCGATTATTACAAGAGGCGACGATGGTTAGTATCAAGGAAAAAGGGGTAGACAAATGGATTGATAATATTTCATCAGGAATGTTTAAAACTTTGATGTATATCAGTGAATTATATTTATCTCCTAATGATGGCGTGATTCTGATTGATGAATTTGAGAATAGTTTAGGAGTTAATTGCATTGAACAGGTCACGGAGTTAATTTTAACCGATAGACAATCTCAATTTATTCTGACCAGCCATCACCCTTATATCATTAATAATATCAGTCCTGCTTATTGGAAAATAGTCACTCGTAAAGGGGGTTTAGTCACCGTGAAAAGTGCCAAAGATTTTCATATCCCAGAATCGAGACAAAAGGCTTTTATTGATTTAATTAATGTCCTTAAAGATGACGAACTGGCAAATAATAATAATTATCATCTCATAAGTTCATAAGCCTAATTGATAATTAATTTGGGTCTGGGGGCGGGTTTAGCAATATGGTCGCTGGGAAATTTAATTGACTGTGGAACCCGCCCCTACGGGATAAATGCTAGTTTTTGTGAAATGATTAAAACCCAAATATCTACATAGGTGGATATTCGGTAGATAATTCCTGGGGTGGGGTAGCGGTTAGATGGAGATTTGCGCCAGTTTGAGGATGTTGGAAACTCAGAGAATAAGCGTGTAAATAATATCCACAATCTCCCGGAAATGTGCTATGATTGTTTGAGGTTGGGTCGGGTATGCGTGGCTTTCCGCCAATGGTATAAAGAGGATCTCCCACTAGGGGAAATCCGGCGGCGGCGAGGTGAATGCGAATTTGATGGGGTCTACCTGTCAGAATGGTTACTTGTACGATCATTTTATCGGTGTCTCGCTTAATTACTTGACAGTGACTTTCGGCGGATAATCCGGTTTCTGTCGCGCCGTAAATATACCCGATAATCGGATGGGGAATTTTGCCGATCGCACAATTAATACTAAAATAATCCCTAGGACTACAACCTTCAGCTAAGGCTAAATAAACCTTAGTAATTTGTCGGTGGCGCATTTGTTGGGTTAAATGCGATCGCCCTAAGGTAGACCTCGCCAATAGCACCAGTCCTGATGTTCCCCTACCTAAGCGATGAATTGGTATCGGTGTATCCTGGGGATATTCCCTTTGTAATTGTCGCAGTAGGGTATGTTCCAAAAAACCGCCACCAGGTATCACTGGAAGTCCTGACGGTTTAGCAACTACTAAAATATCTGCATCCTCATAAATTACCTGGAAAGATAGGGGAACATCTGGTTCACTCCACGGGGGTCGATGATAGGCGAGTTGCTGTCCGGCTTGAAGTTCTATTTCTGCTGTCGCTGGCTTTCCATCTAACCAAATCTGCTGCTTATTAATGCGATCGCACCATTCATTTCTACTGGAATGGGTATATCGCTTGCTATAGTAATCCAAGACAGTTAATCCGGCGCTAAGGCGATCGACTTTTTCCCGATAAATCCAACCTGAATTTAACAATTAACTCTCTTCTCAAGACATGAGATTAAATCTATCACCAAATCACCAATTTGTCAACCCATGACCATCACATATCACCTGGGGGAAACTCTCCCTAACAGGTAAATTTCCCCCTCAACATACTAGATGATTACACCAAATTTTATACATGAGATAACCTTCGATTAATTGGTGAATTAAAGTAGACTTTACTGCGGTTTGTTTAGGAGTGTTTTTACCTGCTCTAGTAAAACTGTGGGAATTTGGCAAATACCCCCTTGTTCCAGTACACCCCAAGTCATTTCTAGCCAA includes:
- a CDS encoding RluA family pseudouridine synthase; its protein translation is MLNSGWIYREKVDRLSAGLTVLDYYSKRYTHSSRNEWCDRINKQQIWLDGKPATAEIELQAGQQLAYHRPPWSEPDVPLSFQVIYEDADILVVAKPSGLPVIPGGGFLEHTLLRQLQREYPQDTPIPIHRLGRGTSGLVLLARSTLGRSHLTQQMRHRQITKVYLALAEGCSPRDYFSINCAIGKIPHPIIGYIYGATETGLSAESHCQVIKRDTDKMIVQVTILTGRPHQIRIHLAAAGFPLVGDPLYTIGGKPRIPDPTSNNHSTFPGDCGYYLHAYSLSFQHPQTGANLHLTATPPQELSTEYPPM
- a CDS encoding DUF3370 domain-containing protein — protein: MKDRVFNLITSICIVALAALGGGLAGILFRVSVVVPVKSQVTTQLLAWKSPKNPLLAALKAQREHSVAIQPGEVRPLPGALDDIPMFNSNSPEWVKQEGILLSTFPPHGKAVPEAHLDYPLGGEFELFAHHFVHTPPESKTLYIGILVYNPHNEPVRLHIPAVASYLLEPDAPFQEKPPMADNSLGNVYSGPGIRAVDAVMRGTRLADFPSQLEIPPGEMRMLLNHPIPVKGLERPVNGRSTFMRLNCTTSGTVPTPSHLYVASLAMYAKISPDGKERSPELQEWQNLLYNGSLAQPRDRLPTPPEQTTGQLVYSRVAGVQKGSKWQADLVDEAANYLTIPEAGKAISYVISTIRSGTLGTRQIQAAELAVRYPDTAYQSHGNYGVHYDLTTPLFNPTDTQQVVTITLETPQKEENLSQGGLMFRQPPWDFPYFRGTVRLQYHDDRSVENTKYLHLWHRRGQILEPLLTLKLKPQETRLVRLDFRYPPDATPPQVVTIRTLK
- the alaS gene encoding alanine--tRNA ligase — protein: MSYSPQFLSGSEIRQKFLNFYAERQHKIMPSASLVPEDPTVLLTIAGMLQFKPIFLGQRPREVNRATTSQKCIRTNDIENVGRTARHHTFFEMLGNFSFGDYFKEQAIAWGWEISTEVFGLPPERLIVSVFEEDDEAFAIWRDQIGIPPHRIQRMGEEDNFWKSGPTGPCGPCSEIYYDFHPEKGDDHIDLEDDSRFIEFYNLVFMQYNRDADGNLTPLQNQNIDTGMGLERMAQILQCVPNNYETDLIFPIIKTAADLAGIDYAKSDDKTKVSLKVIGDHLRAVVHLIADGVTASNVGRGYILRRLIRRVVRHGRLIGITGEFTTKVAETAIGLSEDVYPNTRERERVIKGELQREESRFLETLERGEKLLAELLAKQPDQISGQDAFVLYDTYGFPLELTQEIAEENGLTVDVDGFEAEMSAQRKRSQAAHETIDLTVQGSLDKLAEQIHPTTFLGYDFPDSEATVEAVLIAGKSVTEAVAGSEVQIVLDQTPFYGESGGQIGDRGYLTTSDVIVRVDDVKKDSDIFIHFGRVERGTLTAGITVNARIDRACRRRAQANHTATHLLQAALKLIVDPGISQAGSLVAFDRLRFDFNCPRALTTEELQQVENQVNSWIAEAHPATVTQMALEEAKNKGAIAMFGEKYAAVVRVVDYPGVSMELCGGTHVTNTAEIGLFKIVSETGIAAGIRRIEAVAGQSVLDYLNVRDAVVKELGDRLKAKPEELPERFTNLQAELKTTQKQLEAVKAELAIAQSDQLLSTAERVGDLPILVAELPGVDGESLKTAAERLQQKLGESAVVLGSVSDGKVSLVAAFSPVVIKDKKLQAGKFIGAIAKLCGGGGGGRPNLAQAGGRDPSKLPEALSTAKSQLIDALK
- a CDS encoding AAA family ATPase; this encodes MKINQLQYYDEEYQWRLAPIDLLENCNLLVGVSGAGKTRILKSIYSLKAIANGASLNGVSWSVNFSTKDNHQYLWSGKFETKENLTLIDSDSEKKNPARILEETLQLNGDIIVNRTPENIIFQGSKTPKLSPFESVIELLKEEDIIIPIKQELDKIIITDSARDFDKIWRLPVSVFRKHENASLSVIKGSDLPIFIKLAIVYRILPQEFAKIKTTFISIFNNVEDIKVETLKDEDIPMALSRLLQEATMVSIKEKGVDKWIDNISSGMFKTLMYISELYLSPNDGVILIDEFENSLGVNCIEQVTELILTDRQSQFILTSHHPYIINNISPAYWKIVTRKGGLVTVKSAKDFHIPESRQKAFIDLINVLKDDELANNNNYHLISS